From the Cloeon dipterum chromosome 4, ieCloDipt1.1, whole genome shotgun sequence genome, the window GCGTTCAGTCGTTTAGCGAACCCAACGATGTTTTTAGTCGTTTTCAGACCGAAATTTTATTcccaaaaatccaaaaatattgTAGTTGACTTTCTAGCCACCATGCACATGCACAAAGTGaccataattgaaaattctaatGTCAGCCGTTAtcaaaataatccaaatcTGTCCCGCATTTCTCACCGAGCATATTGTTTTTGACTAGCTAAAATTCGAATAATAGGAGTACTaccatgaaatttttacaaaatgtgaGAAATGGTATGTTTATTTAACATTAACTTTCTACCTACCCCTAACTCACCCCCTCTGGCTTTTTCTTCCTGTTGAAAGTTATTTCTACGTTTTTAACACTACGGATAACCAAATAATTGTCGAAAtgatttccaaaaatgttctattgttcaattttgttaGGGGTTTTTATCATATTATTCACTTTCAATCGCCCAACAACCCCTTCAACCCCTGAAAATGAATGttaaagttttttatatttctccgTGACCATATAATATTgtcaaattgattcaaaatagGCCAAAAACGTTTAATATTGTTGACGCGCTTCAACCCCCAAACCATCATAATCCAACCCCTAAATcccaatgaaaattttttttgtataatttaagtctcccaaaatattttgagttaattcaaaattagttaTCGTAAAATATTGATGATGCATTCCACCTTGACCTTTCTGCCTTGTCACCCCGAAAACACTATAGTGAACAGTAAACCCTTAAATCCCTTGAAAACGATTTTGTTTTATGGTGCACCAAAAACTCAATGTCAGTTTTTACAAGcaactttgtttaattttttacgggGGGAGGGGGCTGAAATTAAGCAATTTAGGTGTGGACTATAAGTGCCTCTAAACTTTTCAGTTGTGCAGGCTAGGTCAAAACGATTCCCATGGTAGGTAGTTTTTGCTATTgtaatggttagaacccgagatttgaacTTGCAGAAATGACAAGATatgaaaattagcattttttcggttCTTGAAGTAgaactgtttaaaattaaaattttcttctttgatCCCATTTATCATGGGACAAATTTCAAgcataatttctaattttctaaaatcaaaatttaaaaaactaatgttttctattaattattttaaaatttccattttgatatattttcaaagtgtTTGAATTGTGTCTGGTCATATCTATTATGTTAAGTTCGTTATAATTAATCTAATGCCCCTatacattgaaaaaaatgcattcacgcaaattaaaaaatcaaacaaaatattaaaaaaatgcttatagcgcacaaaattgcagaaaaaacggaaaaatgatattttttataagcgTTTTGTTTaagtaaaatgcttttttgtgAGAACACTTTAATTAGTATAAAGATATGATTTTAATGTAAGATTTATGAGTAAAATTGTGTACACTGTGGACAATACTTAAGCACATGAAAGAAAGTAAAGACTTGTGTTATAAAACagtatcaaattgaaaattcacgCTGTCGTCGTgcgagttttttttctaattaaaattaatttattatagaCATTATGGAATTGTTCTGAAGCAAAATTCCTAGTGAATCCTAGAAAAGCTCGCACTTCACTTGCAgtatatttttcctgaaaacaaattttcttgtcctgctgaaattccaggaaaagcAGGGATCCTTGTTTCATGGACCAATTATTTTGTCTTGGAAACACTCTATGATGCAACCTCTTTAAATGAATTGATCAGCACtctattttgaattgatttgaCAATTTCTTGTTACccaaaatattagaaaaacgATGAAAATCCACTTTCAGGGGGTTGAAAAATCTGAAGGGGGTGAGTTAGGggtggttttaaatttgggaTAGATCAGTCACACCCTTATACTCATATGATgttaatgtaaattaaatcaaaatattccaaacATTTATAGGGCCATTCCGAGTTCCAGGCTACCGGAGAGGAGACGAGGAGCAGCTGGCCGACGTGGACATTGACGGCCGGCTCGTAATCATGGTTCGCACCTAAGGCCAGGAGCTGCGCATCTACAAGCAGCGCGGGCACTGCGAGCACATCAAGGAGTGTCATTTGCTCAAGCGCATGACGCTCGTAAACCCCATGTACAAGCTGTTTTTTACTTCGACGTCACTGCCGATGGCGTCAGTGAGCTCACCCTTAAACGGGCTCACATGCTCACATCATATTATGCAGCGCACAATGTGGATCAGATTTTAGTAAAGACTTGAATTTGTGAAAagtgatgaaataaaatgaaaatgtaaaattattgcCCAGTTTACTACTATTAATCATCTGTTgtagtaaaaatgattttaaattttctgacaaTGTTTGAGGTTTGGAAACAGGTAATGAATTTGTCTTTTAggaattgcagaaaattttgtttatatatgCGCTAATCCTGGCACAacatttagaatttaataatcaaataaacttTGGATCATTCAATTCTTCagtgttttgtattttaactAGTTTACAAgacgtttaaattttgatttagtgCAATAGAAGCTTttacttgttttattttttaaatggtattCTATTGATTCAAATctgtttttaaagtaaatcCCGACAtcttttgtttacttttaaatttcccttcgtgcacgaaataaattatgtcaCAAATGTATagcaaatttctaaatattaatgacTCATTCACTTCACCATGCTCCTCTTCACGTTCCTCGGTAGAGCGGATTGCAAGTAGACAAGAAATTGAAACAggaatttctgctttttcctggaatACCGGCaggacaagaaaatattttcaggatcAGGACATGAGGGGAATTTAGTTTCTGAACAATTGCAATCTTGGTCTATATTAATCacgtttttgtcaaaatttataactgGAGACATGATAATGATAAAATTGACTAAATACTGTTTTGCGACGTTCACAATATTCCACAACAATCTTATtgtatatattaataattaatataaataaataataaaataataatataatattataaatataaccTGTAGTAGcagttattatatatttacaaagtGCTATAATAAGACCATTTTGAAAtctatgaaattgaaataaaataatttaatacatataaataaaaataattataggaAAAACAGGAACATATATAATATGCTCTGACGGAACAGGACAGgccaagaaaatcaaatttacgaACAAAAACAGGGCAGGAAAATTGTTTCCGGGAAAAAGGACAGGGCAAGCCCGGAACAACCTTTCTTAAATACGTGCTCTATTCCTCAGCCTCCTCCTCGTCGCTTTATTCCGCATCATCCTCGGTTTTTACACAAGACGGGAAACACCTTTTACCAATTATCACAAGACATAAAATCAAAGATAAAACCCATAACACCATATCTGATCAGCttctatttattgtttgtgtttgtcaCTTTGTGGGCGAGGTGATTGCGATCAGATGTTAGGTGAGGAGGGGAGCGATGTTGCCAATGAGCCTACTCGACTGGCTGAAGACGTTGCGcggcaaatttaaaacaccgCACTGAATGGCATTAATTAACTTCAactaattgaataattagCAAGTTTTATGACTCAAATGCGTAACAAGATCAATAAATATGAAGTTAGTATCGCTTTTTGCTTCATATCATGACATTTCTGAGCGTTTTTAAGGAGGTGGAACGAGTTCGAAGGGGATCATTCTCTGGGGATCCACCTCGCTCGTTCTAAGTCGATTTATTGCCCAAATTTGGGTGAAAAAGTGGGGGGTTTGTTCttaaatcatcattttatGAACAGTGATACCGACATGCATGTGTTTAATCGCACCAACGGGCAGATTTCAATAGTTTTAGGAGTTCGCCAATTCTCGGGGGAATCCCCTCGCTCGTTCTAGGAGGATCCCCCGGGAATCCACGGAGAATGGCACCTGGGGTAATCAGCTGACATTTGGAGGGCGACGTATGTTATAGGGAAGCAGcctgataaaattgattatttctcCTCATAACAGTCAGAACTGCAGCAATCGGTCTGTCCCAAGTAAGAaccttttcttttctaaatcAGTATGGGCTAGTTGTTTCTGtagttaataataattattttaagcctGTATGAATATGCCAAAAGGTTTGATGAACACACAGcagtctttaaaattttgttctcaATTATTCTATGCTATTtcttaacattaaaatttactactTGTCTTCGTGAAATGTTGTCTAGAAATTTAAAGACCTGTTGAGCTACCCACCGGAAATGGAAGCTTCAGCATTTAGGTTgaaactgtcaaaaattaattacgaattAGTACACGCCCTAATCAAATGTGTCTCCATTTTTTCTAAAGCCAAGCCGATTGAACTTGTGAATCCCTCAAAGACGAGTGAACAAGACgatatttatgtaaaaaaattgattttattctttaccttattaaaaattgatatttgtaTCCTTATATTCAAACTGCGGAACTAGAAAAACATGTATAATGGAAATTGTtgtcgaaaatatttaatttatttttggaatgtTTCAGCGATCTGTTGAGCTTCCCTTTGAGTTAGAGTGTTTTGAGagtaaattccaagaatggaATCTAACGCTGAACCTTTTCCCAGAGAAGTGTCGGAAGAAAAGAATTCCACGTGCGAAGcaggtaaaatatttgaatgccTCTTTCCTGTGTCACAAGAAATCAACACTAAAATTcatagatattttaatataacgatttatgtaaaaatttttcctttagaaAAACGGCCCGCTGAAAAATCTCCTGAGTCagagattaaaaagaaaactcgaAGGTTGGATATTGACGTGCCAAGTGATGAGGGTGgaaagttgaaatattttcccgtAGCCGAAGAACCAAAGTGCACGGAATCAACAAAAAGCAGTAAGATAATTGGGATTCTTTGAATCGTTCACGTActgatcttttaattttcttttccaccAGAGCAACTTCCaaatgaaaggaaattttctgaGCTTACTTCAGTCGAAGAAAAGTTGGAGTACGTTAATGCACACAGAGGCGACACTCCTGCCCTTCTATTCGCGGCAAAAGTGGGCGATGATGCAGTTTGCTATCGCCTCTTCGACTTGAACAGTTATAAAAGCCATATCGACAATAACGGGGCCAGCGTCGTTCACTACGCTGCCATGAACACCGACTACGGAATAAATGTGCTTGATTTCTTTCACCGCCAAGGTGTAGACCTATCTCTGCAAGATAAAGTCGGTTTCGATGCTCTCAGCTACGCACTCGGAGTGGGAAATATTGAGAATGCATTATTTCTAATCAGCAAATTAAGCTACGAAGAAAGTCTTTTGGAGCATTGCATTTGCACGCGAGGAGTTGACTCGGccaaattagtttttgaagCACTTACTGCCAAGGGATTAGTCGGACAGTTCGATGTAAACCTCCTGTACAAGGCAGCGTCTCACGCAGACTTGCCGATGCTGCAGTGGTTGGTCCAAATAGGCGGAGTGAATGATCATGATGTATTGTACAATATCCTCCTGCATTCCGACAAGAACGCGACTCACGGCGACGAGATTGCCAACTTCGTAATTTCCAACTTGCTAATCTGGGAGCGCCGAACTTTTCTGGCCAGAgcttttaaaactgaaaactgCAACGTTGCGACGAAACTCGTGAAGCAGGGTGCCACCTTGGTTGCAAACAAAGAAGAAAAGCAAGCTTTCATGCAGCTTTGCGTGAGGGAAGATTCACTTCTGCTTGCCAAATTCGTCGAAGGATTGGGACAACCGAAGGTCCAGTTCGACGAGTCGTTGCTGCTTCTCGCTTTTGAGTTTTCGAGCGTCGAAATGTGTCACTGGATTATAGAACAGGCTCATGTTAATAAGCCACTCTACACTAATTCCAATTGGCTTCTCGCCACCTTGAAGAACAAACAACACGGAAGCAAGATCCTCCTAGAGTGTGGTGAACTATTCAAATCACACGTGAATAGGTGCTACTGGGAAGGAGTAA encodes:
- the LOC135943830 gene encoding uncharacterized protein LOC135943830, with translation MNTDYGINVLDFFHRQGVDLSLQDKVGFDALSYALGVGNIENALFLISKLSYEESLLEHCICTRGVDSAKLVFEALTAKGLVGQFDVNLLYKAASHADLPMLQWLVQIGGVNDHDVLYNILLHSDKNATHGDEIANFVISNLLIWERRTFLARAFKTENCNVATKLVKQGATLVANKEEKQAFMQLCVREDSLLLAKFVEGLGQPKVQFDESLLLLAFEFSSVEMCHWIIEQAHVNKPLYTNSNWLLATLKNKQHGSKILLECGELFKSHVNRCYWEGVTPLHMALKYENIDAAKVLMTSSFGAKFGVKWRGRDLFQYCVEKNLLPGAMFLMRNCDENPQFADGATILPLAAEFANVEMCQWLMAKLNFETATEMTKVSFLRRAVLNEAHGLEIIQRFIGQLNQGEAYYKDDVDEENALHLALKFGKLDIAKVLLEHNKSLIHEKCGGHNLLLFCVSANQLESAKFVFGLDKSMASGENGRTAMLIAQNNGNEEMRQWLVCLLHDLEPNDTESAEEAITLYFEKLGCQNQ